A portion of the Burkholderia sp. GAS332 genome contains these proteins:
- a CDS encoding Sugar phosphate permease, translating into MSAIPSNPSADEATALYSRLNWRLLPFLLICYLFASLDRLNIGFAKLQMQSDLGFSDAVYGVGAGIFFLGYVLFEVPSNLLLPKVGARKTISRILVLWGLTSASMLFVHNVPMFYGLRFLLGVFEAGFAPGMIFYLTYWYGEARMARAIATVMIAGPLSGVVGGPLSTWVMTAFAGAYGLAGWQWMFLVEGLPCIVLGVIAWFFLVDRPADAKWLSVDDKRVLDSGLGATPAAHHSFGQIARDPRVYLMAIAYFCVICGIYTVNFWLPTILKADGVTDTMQIGLYSTIPYIAAVIGMYLGGRSSDRHGERRWHSAVPALIGAVSLAAATLASGHLVMSLLFMTIATAMMWVSYTVFWAIPSAYLKGDSAAGGIALINTIGLLGGFLSPTIIGLAKTATGSLQAGLYVMVGLLALGAILLVANRLPSPIAVQTRRA; encoded by the coding sequence GTGTCCGCTATTCCATCGAATCCGAGTGCCGACGAGGCCACGGCGCTTTACAGCCGGCTCAACTGGCGTTTGTTGCCGTTCCTGCTCATCTGCTATCTGTTTGCGTCCCTCGACCGGCTCAACATCGGCTTCGCGAAACTGCAGATGCAAAGCGATCTGGGTTTTTCCGATGCGGTCTACGGTGTCGGCGCGGGCATCTTTTTTCTCGGCTATGTGCTGTTCGAAGTGCCGAGCAATCTGCTGCTGCCAAAAGTCGGTGCGCGCAAGACGATCAGCCGCATTCTGGTGCTGTGGGGCCTCACGTCCGCGTCGATGCTGTTCGTCCACAACGTGCCGATGTTCTACGGACTGCGCTTTCTGCTCGGCGTATTCGAAGCCGGCTTCGCGCCGGGGATGATCTTTTACCTGACCTACTGGTACGGCGAAGCCCGCATGGCGCGCGCGATCGCGACCGTGATGATTGCCGGGCCGCTCAGCGGTGTGGTGGGCGGCCCACTGTCGACGTGGGTCATGACGGCCTTTGCGGGCGCCTATGGACTCGCCGGGTGGCAATGGATGTTTCTGGTCGAAGGACTGCCGTGCATCGTGCTCGGCGTGATCGCGTGGTTCTTCCTGGTCGATCGCCCTGCCGATGCGAAGTGGCTCTCCGTCGACGACAAACGGGTGCTCGACAGCGGGCTGGGGGCAACGCCCGCGGCGCATCACTCGTTCGGCCAGATCGCGCGCGATCCACGCGTGTACCTGATGGCGATCGCGTATTTCTGCGTGATCTGCGGCATCTATACGGTCAATTTCTGGCTGCCGACCATTCTGAAAGCCGACGGCGTGACCGACACGATGCAGATCGGCCTCTATTCGACGATTCCTTACATCGCTGCTGTGATCGGCATGTATCTCGGCGGACGCAGTTCGGATCGCCACGGCGAGCGGCGTTGGCACAGCGCGGTGCCGGCGCTCATCGGCGCGGTGTCGCTGGCCGCTGCGACGCTTGCGAGCGGGCATCTCGTGATGTCGCTGCTTTTCATGACGATCGCCACGGCGATGATGTGGGTTTCCTACACTGTCTTCTGGGCCATTCCGTCCGCTTATCTGAAAGGCGACTCGGCTGCCGGCGGCATCGCATTGATTAACACCATCGGCCTGTTGGGCGGCTTTTTGAGCCCCACGATCATCGGCTTGGCCAAGACAGCGACGGGCAGCTTGCAGGCCGGTCTGTACGTCATGGTTGGGCTGCTGGCGCTCGGCGCGATCCTGCTGGTCGCGAATCGCCTGCCTTCGCCGATCGCCGTGCAGACTCGCCGGGCCTGA
- a CDS encoding Microcystin degradation protein MlrC, contains DUF1485 domain, whose protein sequence is MDMPARPCAPASSTESINLAFKILIAGFQHETNTFAPSPATYESFVRGEGHPAMTRGDAVLALRDVNLPIGGFILASEQQGHTLMPVIWTAASPSAQVTEDAYERIAGEIVAAAGAGGFDAIYLDLHGAMVAQHVDDGEGELLARLRAKVGASVPIVASLDLHANVTERMLASADALVAYRTYPHVDMAAAGARAERLLARLLDERQPLVRASRRLPFLIPINGMCTLLEPARSMYEALGALEKDQVVSLSFAPGFPAADFPECGPVIWGYGDNAAAARTAVDALYDTMLHDESLWAVPFLSPAAAVTEAMRLSATAQKPVVIADTQDNPGAGADSNTTGMLRALLAEGAQEAALGLIWDPEAAAQAHAAGVGTTLELTLGGRSNVPGDTPFAGRFEVVALSDGRCRYDGPMMHGMQVNLGPVACLKIGGVRIAVSSTKAQMLDRNLYRVAGIEPEQMKILVNKSSVHFRADFEPIAHAVLVAKAPGPMTADPGDLPWTRLTPGIRTRPMGAPFVG, encoded by the coding sequence ATGGACATGCCGGCGCGACCCTGCGCGCCGGCTTCTTCAACGGAGAGTATTAACTTGGCATTCAAGATCCTGATTGCTGGCTTCCAGCACGAGACCAATACCTTTGCGCCCTCACCCGCGACCTACGAAAGCTTCGTGCGTGGCGAGGGCCATCCGGCCATGACACGCGGCGATGCCGTGCTTGCGCTGCGCGACGTCAATCTGCCCATCGGCGGGTTCATTCTTGCGAGCGAGCAGCAAGGCCATACGCTGATGCCGGTGATCTGGACCGCTGCTAGCCCATCCGCGCAAGTGACCGAAGACGCCTACGAGCGGATTGCCGGCGAGATCGTTGCGGCTGCCGGCGCCGGCGGTTTCGATGCCATCTATCTCGACTTGCACGGCGCGATGGTCGCGCAGCATGTGGACGACGGCGAAGGTGAACTGTTGGCGCGACTGCGGGCGAAGGTCGGTGCATCGGTGCCGATCGTCGCCTCGCTCGACCTTCACGCGAACGTGACCGAGCGCATGCTCGCGAGCGCGGATGCGTTGGTCGCTTACCGTACCTATCCGCACGTCGACATGGCGGCGGCGGGCGCACGGGCCGAGCGCCTGCTCGCGCGTCTGCTGGATGAGCGCCAGCCGCTCGTGCGCGCCTCGCGCCGCTTGCCGTTTCTGATTCCGATCAACGGCATGTGCACCCTGCTCGAGCCGGCTCGCTCGATGTACGAGGCACTCGGCGCGCTGGAAAAAGATCAGGTCGTCTCACTGTCGTTCGCGCCGGGCTTTCCGGCGGCCGATTTTCCGGAATGCGGCCCGGTCATCTGGGGTTATGGCGACAATGCGGCGGCCGCGCGCACGGCCGTCGATGCGCTCTACGACACCATGCTGCACGACGAATCGTTATGGGCCGTGCCGTTTCTGTCTCCCGCGGCTGCCGTCACTGAAGCGATGCGCCTTTCCGCCACCGCGCAGAAACCCGTTGTGATTGCGGATACGCAGGACAATCCAGGCGCGGGTGCCGATTCGAACACGACCGGCATGCTGCGCGCGTTGCTGGCCGAAGGTGCACAAGAGGCCGCACTCGGCCTGATCTGGGATCCGGAAGCGGCCGCGCAAGCGCACGCGGCAGGGGTTGGCACCACGCTCGAATTGACACTCGGTGGCCGTTCGAACGTGCCGGGCGACACGCCGTTCGCGGGCCGCTTCGAAGTCGTGGCGCTGTCCGACGGTCGTTGCCGCTACGACGGGCCGATGATGCACGGCATGCAGGTGAACCTCGGACCCGTCGCCTGCCTGAAGATCGGCGGCGTGCGGATTGCGGTGAGTTCGACCAAGGCGCAGATGCTCGACCGCAATCTTTACCGGGTCGCGGGCATCGAACCGGAGCAGATGAAAATACTCGTGAACAAGAGTTCCGTGCACTTTCGGGCCGACTTCGAGCCGATTGCGCACGCCGTGCTGGTTGCCAAGGCGCCCGGTCCGATGACCGCCGATCCGGGCGACTTGCCGTGGACGCGGCTCACACCCGGTATCCGCACACGGCCGATGGGTGCGCCGTTCGTTGGCTAG